The following are from one region of the Hydrogenimonas sp. SS33 genome:
- a CDS encoding sodium:proton antiporter: MPYESVVLLLFLIASFVAVAAKRFNLPYTIALVAVGLVLGAVHLLNPPHLTQELLYAIFLPPLIFEAAIHLKADDVKKDVLPITMLVVPGVVVSTLVTAAVMIAISHIFSQLDVITWPVGILFGAAVAATDPVSVVSLFKKLGAPRRLRVLVESESLLNDGTSIVVFILAMHFIQGSVSSPQAAVIDFFRIVGLGLLVGTVVGLLTVSFMQHVDDAMITITLTTVAAYGAFLIADNLGVSGVMSTVAAGLVCGEKGFSGSLLPSIRLSTETFWEYIAFAMNSLIFLLMGFTVNLTMLWELWPIVLIAYAAVLIARIFVVTGTWALFLPSRWRFPFSWAAILTWGGLRGALSMVLALSIPDTFALKEVIVTLVFGVVLLSIFIQGLSMPWLLRLLGLVSPVSSLKAYEIVKTEITLIENTLESIDNLRAKRLIGQKSADALKKEFQSQLDDLNARLDQLEPDIDTLVAEETLRIKRRILMEQKRTLLEMYRSGTISHEVYETVKAELDGKLFEIENMGA; encoded by the coding sequence ATGCCTTACGAATCGGTCGTACTGCTGCTCTTTCTCATCGCTTCTTTCGTCGCCGTGGCGGCCAAACGGTTCAACCTCCCCTACACCATCGCCCTGGTCGCCGTCGGGCTGGTCCTGGGAGCGGTCCACCTGCTCAACCCGCCCCACCTGACCCAAGAGCTGCTCTACGCCATCTTCCTCCCCCCGCTCATCTTCGAAGCGGCGATCCATCTCAAAGCGGACGATGTGAAGAAAGATGTTCTCCCCATCACGATGCTGGTGGTCCCCGGAGTCGTCGTCTCCACCCTCGTCACCGCCGCCGTCATGATCGCCATCAGCCACATCTTCTCCCAGCTCGATGTCATCACCTGGCCGGTGGGTATCCTCTTCGGTGCCGCCGTCGCCGCCACCGACCCCGTTTCGGTCGTCTCCCTCTTCAAAAAACTGGGGGCCCCGAGGCGGCTCAGGGTGCTGGTGGAGAGCGAAAGCCTCCTCAACGACGGCACCTCCATCGTCGTCTTCATTCTGGCGATGCACTTCATCCAGGGAAGCGTCTCCTCCCCCCAGGCGGCGGTCATCGACTTCTTCCGCATCGTGGGGCTCGGCCTGCTCGTGGGAACCGTCGTCGGCCTTTTGACGGTCTCTTTCATGCAGCATGTGGACGATGCCATGATCACCATCACCCTCACCACCGTCGCCGCCTACGGCGCCTTCCTCATCGCCGACAACCTGGGGGTTTCGGGTGTCATGAGCACTGTGGCGGCGGGCCTTGTCTGCGGCGAAAAGGGGTTTTCGGGATCCCTGCTCCCCTCTATACGCCTTTCGACGGAGACCTTCTGGGAGTATATCGCCTTCGCCATGAACTCCCTCATCTTCCTGCTGATGGGCTTCACCGTCAACCTGACGATGCTCTGGGAACTCTGGCCCATCGTCCTCATCGCCTACGCCGCCGTGCTGATCGCCCGCATCTTCGTCGTCACCGGCACGTGGGCGCTCTTTCTGCCGAGCCGCTGGCGCTTCCCCTTCTCCTGGGCCGCCATTCTGACATGGGGCGGGCTGCGGGGAGCGCTCTCCATGGTCCTGGCCCTCTCCATTCCAGACACCTTCGCCCTCAAAGAGGTGATCGTCACCCTGGTCTTCGGTGTCGTCCTCCTCTCCATCTTTATCCAGGGGCTGAGTATGCCCTGGCTTCTTCGTCTATTGGGCCTCGTCTCCCCCGTCAGCTCTCTGAAGGCGTATGAGATCGTCAAGACGGAGATTACCCTCATCGAAAACACTCTGGAGTCCATCGACAATCTCCGCGCCAAACGGCTCATCGGGCAAAAGAGTGCCGATGCCCTGAAAAAGGAGTTCCAGTCCCAGTTGGACGACCTCAACGCCAGACTCGACCAACTGGAGCCCGATATCGACACGCTGGTGGCCGAAGAGACCCTGCGGATCAAACGGCGCATTCTGATGGAGCAGAAGCGTACCCTTCTGGAGATGTACCGTAGCGGAACCATCAGCCACGAAGTCTACGAAACGGTCAAAGCCGAACTCGACGGCAAACTTTTCGAAATCGAAAATATGGGGGCCTGA